The Hydra vulgaris chromosome 11, alternate assembly HydraT2T_AEP genome contains a region encoding:
- the LOC136087261 gene encoding uncharacterized protein LOC136087261 — MNIKVFNKLKNNISLQLCICLVTLVIDLIVTVTNSWSVREFNTLNDPGDTKERTVGLFIKCTIYVSNKKECESYTDTSDWLRCCRAMSIISCLLQFSAVILTLAIMLKHTKRFDLLSTACFCSGVCMLITITVFAAMNQGTKHNFYKYSWSFIVSIIATLFSAVCGIYAITMMRMSESQPKE, encoded by the exons atgaatataaaagtatttaacaaaCTCAAAAACAACATCAGTTTACAACTGTGCATTTGCTTAGTGACACTCGTTATTGACCTAATAGTCACGGTAACTAATTCTTGGTCGGTTCGAGAATTCAACACTTTAAACGATCCGGGTGACACTAAAGAACGTACCGTTGGATTATTTATCAAATGCACAATTTATGTATCTAACAAAAAAGAATGCGAGTCTTACACAGACACAAGCG ATTGGTTACGCTGCTGCCGTGCTATGTCAATTATATCTTGTTTACTCCAATTTTCTGCGGTAATACTTACATTGGctataatgttaaaacatactaaaCGTTTTGATTTGCTGTCTACTGCATGTTTTTGTTCTG GGGTATGCATGCTAATTACAATCACAGTGTTTGCTGCTATGAATCAAGGCACAAAACACAATTTCTACAAATATAGTTGGTCCTTTATAGTATCTATTATAGCTACTTTATTTTCAGCAGTATGCGGAATTTATGCAATTACAATGATGAGAATGAGTGAAAGTCAAccaaaagaataa